The Hymenobacter sp. 5317J-9 genome has a window encoding:
- the uraD gene encoding 2-oxo-4-hydroxy-4-carboxy-5-ureidoimidazoline decarboxylase: MTLEELNHFPKPALAEALQKCCGSTAWVENMLAAFPISDAEMLMDEANTVWNKLDEADWREAFTHHPKIGGDVEALRAKFASTSTWAEGEQAAVKQASQATLEALATGNEDYERRFGYIFIVCATGKTADEMLALLQARLPNHPEEEILIAAAEQDKITRIRLEKLLAA, translated from the coding sequence ATGACCTTAGAAGAACTCAACCACTTTCCTAAACCCGCCCTCGCCGAAGCCCTGCAAAAGTGCTGCGGCTCGACCGCTTGGGTGGAGAATATGCTCGCCGCTTTCCCCATATCTGACGCCGAAATGCTGATGGACGAGGCCAACACCGTGTGGAATAAGCTGGATGAAGCCGACTGGCGCGAAGCATTCACCCACCACCCCAAAATAGGCGGTGATGTGGAAGCCCTGCGCGCCAAATTCGCCAGCACCAGCACCTGGGCCGAGGGCGAGCAAGCCGCGGTAAAACAGGCTTCGCAAGCGACTTTAGAGGCTTTAGCCACAGGCAATGAGGACTACGAGCGCAGGTTTGGCTACATCTTCATTGTGTGCGCCACCGGCAAAACGGCCGACGAAATGTTGGCCCTACTGCAAGCGCGTTTGCCCAACCATCCTGAAGAGGAAATTCTGATTGCCGCTGCCGAGCAGGATAAAATTACCCGCATTCGCCTTGAAAAACTTCTCGCCGCATGA
- the allE gene encoding (S)-ureidoglycine aminohydrolase yields MSALTRSIVKRNHAIIAPDGYINSNVPGWTGCTTNVIINEQMGARLCQTLITLTDAGRVQGETDASQIFFYVVQGGCTATVGGETRALKAGEYVYVPVGQRYDFSQPEAGTQLLTFHKVYESLAGHATPDVYWGERDYSKAPVYMNDEALRIQELLPNEPGFDMAVNIFTYGLGGNLPMVETHIMEHGLMYLEGQAIYMLDQCWYPVKKGDSIWMAPYCQQWATAMGQEPSVYIYYKNVNRFPTVR; encoded by the coding sequence CCCGACGGCTACATCAACAGCAACGTGCCCGGCTGGACCGGCTGCACCACCAACGTCATCATCAACGAGCAAATGGGCGCCCGCCTCTGCCAAACGCTCATCACCCTGACTGACGCCGGCCGCGTGCAGGGCGAAACCGATGCCTCGCAGATTTTCTTCTACGTGGTGCAGGGCGGCTGCACGGCCACCGTAGGCGGCGAAACCCGCGCGCTTAAAGCAGGCGAGTACGTGTACGTGCCCGTGGGCCAGCGCTACGATTTCAGCCAGCCCGAGGCCGGCACGCAGCTGCTCACCTTCCACAAAGTGTACGAGTCGCTGGCGGGCCACGCCACGCCGGACGTGTACTGGGGCGAGCGCGACTACAGCAAAGCGCCCGTCTACATGAACGACGAGGCCCTGCGCATCCAGGAGCTGCTGCCGAACGAGCCGGGCTTCGATATGGCCGTGAACATCTTCACCTACGGCCTCGGCGGCAACCTGCCTATGGTGGAAACCCACATCATGGAGCACGGCCTGATGTACCTTGAAGGCCAGGCCATCTACATGCTCGACCAGTGCTGGTACCCGGTGAAAAAAGGCGATTCCATCTGGATGGCGCCCTATTGCCAGCAGTGGGCCACGGCCATGGGCCAGGAGCCGTCGGTGTACATCTACTACAAGAACGTGAACCGCTTCCCGACGGTGCGATAG